A window of Phragmites australis chromosome 2, lpPhrAust1.1, whole genome shotgun sequence genomic DNA:
AGCCTAACTACAAAGGTCTGACTAGTTTCAACTTACGGATGGGCCTCAGCCTGAAAACACAGCTTGCTAGTTTCAACTCATGGGTGGGTCTCCTCAACCTGATATACGTTTCCAGGGTTTTGAAACACATATCAGGCCTATATATAGTGCAACTACACAGAAGTTGTGACACACTTTCAAACGGCACCAAGCGATTACATCAAACCTGATTATTCGGGTGATCGGGTCACCCGTCAGAATAGAGGAATATATTTGTTACAATGGACTGATGGAGAGACAACAACTAGCACTATTTCCCCTTTCTCTAGGATCAACAGGTAACTTGGTTCATTTGATGACTACAGAAAATGTTCAAAAGGACGATAAGTACACTGAGTTACCTGTTCACAAGCCAACTTTGAGCCAAAACTGGTGAGGCAGATGGCAAACGCCTGGAATGCTGATGGAGGTTGCCGATAGTCCATTGTAAAAAAGTCCTCCTCGATTTTTCCGAACTGAAGTATCACCGTCTCGTCGTCTTGAACACCCCATGGCTCCCCGGTGCCCACTGGAGCAACAAGTTGAAAGTTCTTCAGAGGCAACCATAACCCGACCATGAAAGTTCAGACATCAGCACTGCAGATGCTCATGCCACCGTGGCATTTTATTGTTCAGAACCAATGAACTAAACGTGCTGGGTTGCTTTGCTTCTTCTGCATCTATTGCAGCACCCTCATAGACAGAGCACTGAATACTGCAGACTATTCTTCTAGGTCGTCTTGATTTGAGAAGATTGTACTCATGGAACACCTGTCTTACTTCAACATTGCCAGTGGAAACAAGAGGGTTTATTTGTTTGTGTACAAGGCAGCGACTGGATCTGCTGCTTGGCAACATAGCTCCTTCATATCGTGGCTGTTGGTCATAAACGGTCAACTTGGTTCTCATGAAGTCAGACCTACAAGCACAGGTTGCTTGATCATTATAGAATTCTTGTGAAATGTGTTGTGGTAAGGATTCATCAAGCAAAACAAGGCATCTGGGCAATATAATTGATTTGTTATTTTATGCCATGAAAGATAGTTACAGCCTTACAGGTACATTCTTTTAGTATGCATTTGATATATGGAGACCCACAGCAGATGAGTGTAGTTTTTAAGATGTGGTTAGATTGGAAGGTGGAAACAATATTATATCTCAGATCATTTAGACGAAATGAAGTCAAATGTATCAACGGAGCATCTTGTATGATATCCTgctaaaataaatataactatCACGTAAGTTGTTACTGTAGGCAACTATCAGGAGTTTTCTATGCATATGCATAGCATACGAGCATTTCCACAACTAAAGaaaaacatgtatatatgttaCAGGTACATTTAGTCTATTGAAAACGAAATTACATATAAAGAAGCTATGTAATTATAAGCATGGGAATCTATTACCAGCTACAGACGAAGTGAAAGGCGTTTCTTGCAATGTATCGCCAGTGTTGCAACAAATAGCCTCTAGGATGGAGCATATGCATCAACAGTTGCAGCAGTTTGAGATAATAATTTAGTTTGATGGCGCTTTCTATGGCATAGAGGAAACAGAAACgtgaaggtaaattgcaataaCCAAGGGTTATTGAATTGTTAGCATTAGACCTTACTTTAGCTTTCCGAAATGGTTTCAATGAGAGAGATCATCGGAGTGAATAGAGATGATATATTCCATGCGCAATCCGCACCTCATCCTACGAGCTGCCAACAGAAACTTTCCTTGATCCGTTAATACTTCTAAACCAAAGTCCATGAAAACATATTATTACAAACTTACCTGTATCTATTCTTGAAAAAAAGTTTTGTATAAACACATTACTATGATATCAGTAGCAATAGCAACTCAAGATATCAAAAGAGAAAAGGGCTAAGAACCAAAACAGGTAGGTCAAATTCATTGGTGCAACAGTGCATCATGTTGAAATGATTTTTTAACCACTAAAACCTTACAGTCCTCATTGAATTGTTATCACAGTGGCCAAATACCAATAAACTTGTTAGTTTGAAAACAGGATCTACAAAATGATTTGAAGTTTTTAACATATCAACACCAAACGTCATAGATAGAAAAGGACTATGAGCGAAGTTACTTGCCCTCTTTTTCTGATATATGTGACAGCATACCAGGTCATAAGTCCAAAATAAAAGGCTAGCTCATAATGAGCACCCAATGCAACTGCAAACTAACTTACCTTGTGTTAAGCCGAGATAGAGGTAAAAGGTTGATTTTTGGGCGAATTCCCTCTATGCCACAAAAAAAAGTAGCTCTTCCCTCTATGTCATTAAAAATTTCGAACTTCCTTATTTGCCATCATTTTTATCTTTACTTTACCTCTTGACACTCCGTCAGCCCtcctgttactccaaaaatggaTTAAAATGGGTATTGTTCACAAGGGATATCAACTTcttgttactccaaaaatcagtggtcttttatttctttaaaaatcCTAAAGCTTTTTTATGTGTtctataattcatatgcaatctattttaattatatttacctaaaaaatatgtgtagaatttaaactaaaattctccaaaaagaccCGTTGTTTCAGATAATTGACTATTTGCCATTACAAAAGGTGGACTTCTATAATTTGTTACCGCAAAATTTGGTTTCGACGATTTGCCAAAAAAACATTGGCCATCTTGATTTCTTACCATTTTAGCCAATTAAAtagattataatttttttatccacTCAGAACATGTGAAAATATTGCTATACCCTCGACTCAATCTCCATCCAATCTCCCATGCGTTCGTGTACACAGGGGAGGGCAGGGCGTAGCACTCTGTGTACTTGGTGTTGGTGATGCTGAGCTCCAGGAGTCCGTCACTCCCGCAGAGCTTGCAGAAGACCTCGTGGAACCAGCGGCCGTACAGGCCCATGAAATTGGCATCGACCTCGAAAACGGCGACCGGCGTAGCGCGGCCATGGAGGACGCGGTGGAGGGCGTCCATCCGGTGTCCGGCGTCCTCGCAGCAGTCCTCATCGCCCTCGTCAGGGAACTCGCGTCGGTTGAACGTGGCGGGGTGGAGGAGCAGGCGCGGGAGCGTGGCGAAGACGCGGGGCCAGCGGCGGGAGAGCGTGGTCGTGGCAGCCGCATCGCGGAGCGGCAGGCGAACGAGGATGACGTGGATGGTGGAGTCGTCGAGTGCGCTGAGCCAGTCCTCTGCCTCGACGGCTTGGGCTTGCGGAGGAGAGGACCTTGCCCTCTTCGTTGCCGGTGGTGTGCGCTCCTACTCCATGGGTGGGGACGAATGAGAGATGAGTGATCGGATTGGGTTTCCGGCTGGAGATAAAGAACGCACGGGAGATTGGGTTGGAGATTGAATCAAGGTATAATAGTCTGTTCACATGTCCGGAGTGGataaaagaaaatcataatctattTAATTGGTTAAAATGGTAACATTGGTAAGAGgtgactaatattttttatggcAAATGATCGAAACCAAAGTTTACTAGCAAATAATCAAAACCCACTTTTTATGATGGCAAATAGTCAATTATCTTCTAGCCCAGGCCCTTTAAGAGTTGGAACCATATAGGATCCGTTGATAAGTTACTACAAATACTTGCTTGCAAAACATACTTACAAAAGAAAAGATAGCAAGCGATGAAAGGAGAGACCTCTGGCCGGCTTCTCAAGCACGTAACACAAGactaccatataaaaaaaaaagtaaaatagtTGTTTTCGTCTCTGACTTTTGCCTGAAGCTCAAATTCATCTCTCGTCTATCAAATTGGCCAGTCCAGTCCTCCAACTTTTCCTTTGAActatttttcctcatccgaTGTGGCACGCCGATGTGGCACGCCATATTGTTGTCATGCCTTAGCAATTTGTGCCCTTAGGTGAGTCATCACACATAAATTGTCTCGTTTACCCCTTTGTTTCTCCATTGAGTCATCCCTCCCCTCCCCATGATGTCTACACTgaaggctagggtttgatgtgGGGGAGGCACGTGGCTGCTCTCGGCAGTTGGCCAGATTCGTAGAGTGAAGACAAGGCTCTAAAGTTGTTGTGCGTTGTCGGCTAAATAAGTTCTAGTTTTCCTCGCTTGATCTgaatttgttttcatttttggATGGAATGTGATCATAGAGTGTATCGTGTAGGGTTGAAAGAAGATGGTAAGTTGAGAGATATTAACTACTCTTGGCAGTTGGCCGGATCGTTAGAGTGAAGACAAGGCTTCAAAGTTGTTGTGCGCCGCACGGCATAACCACCGTCGGCGCGCAAGTTTTTTTCTTGATGTGTCAAAGGTTCACTATTGCAATAGGGATGAGGGATTATCACACATAGAGAAGCATAAGATATCAATCCAGAGCCTAATTGAGAAACTAGGGATAAAAGAGGTAAAGTGTGTGTGATAACTTAACTAAGTGCATCAATTGCTGACTATGCATAATAATGTGGCGCGTCACATTGGATGAGGGATGAAAATGGGACGAAAGTGAACTTGAAGGATGACATACCAACTTGATAGCTGAGGGAAGAATATGAGCTTTGGGTAAAAGTTAAGGGATGAAAATAGCTACTCCGCCTCAAATAGAGAGAAGCATGTGTGATAGTAGTTGTTACTTACTAGCGGCCAAGAGGTATTTATCTGACCTTTCTATGTGACTTTAGTACTATCCAAAATATAGAAACGCTAATTGCTAATTAAGAATGTTATGTTTTTGGTTGCTATGGTTTTGCAGAATTTTCTGCTTTTTTGCTTCCTGTTCAACTGCACTGACATTAATCTTATCTAATTTAGAGTTGATGGAAGCAATTATGCGGATGACTAActcatctagttttttttacataacaaaaatCATATTCCATCATACCAATAGTGACCGTACAGTTAGCCGACAATCAGGCTATTCAGTCTTaaaattttttttgtctttggtAGCTTAGGTCGCTATCTACGTAGCATAGTTTATTGGCTGAGGTCGCCTGTAAGTTTGATGTTTCCATTTTCTCTTTTAATGAAATACGCAAAATCACGTTCTGGAAGAAAGAAGATAATCTTAAAAATGACAAGTAGATTGTTCAGCGACATTTGAGCAAATCAAGAGATTTCTCCCAAACTACAGTAGTACTATATGCAGTACGTGAGCAGCTTCATTTTCCTTCAACCTTCCATCACACATATATGTAGCCTGGAAGTGGCACATGTAAGTAGACACCAAACTTCTATGCTTAACGGAAATCCACAAATCGAGAACATCTGAAGTGGGAACCGGAACGAACACAGCGAGGACTGAAGAAAAATCAGCAGCAAACAGGCCAAACCAGAGCCACGCGCGAATCGCCGCCGCCCAGTGGCCAGTGCCCAAGCCAAGGGGGACGCACCGAGCACGCACACGAATGGCCCGTACCTGGACTGGATCAGAAGTTGATATCTCTCCACCATGCGTTGCTGCtacgtcctcctcctccggttcTCTTCTCcgcccacacacacacacacacagagagagagagagagagagagagagagagagacgaacaACCGAGTGGGAGGGCAGGGAAAGGGAAACCCCTCCGTTACCAATCCCGTGTGTCCTCTTCCCCTGTCTTTTTTGCTTCCCAAGCTCCATTGCCGTCTCAGATAAAGATCCACACAGATCGCTCCAGCTCCACACTCACGCACGCgcgccatgcatgcatccatgccATGCCGTGGCCGCCACGCGCCACATCACCTGCCCGTTCCCTGCTTACATGTACCggagaaaaacaaacaaaactgACAAACCATATAGAAGGATCAAGGCACACCAGCAGACTAAAAGTGAAACAAGGGAAAGGTCAAAAGGCACCCGTACATATAGTGGCAACACATAGGCCCCGATGCTTACCGTCTAGTCAGTCACGGACTCACGGTCTTACAGCAGACCGGTGGCGGCAGGATGGACCAGGCGCGGTATGTCGCGTGCTACCGCCAGTGGATCGCCGGCCAGGAGGCGGGCCTCGGCGAGCTCGTGGCGGCGTCGGCCAATGCCGCGGCCGGGCGCGCCACGGACGCCGAGCTGCGGGCGGTCGTGGAGCGGTGCATGCTCGGGTACCAGGACTACGTCACCGGCAGGCGCGCGCTGTCGCGGGAGGTCGGCACGGCCTTCTTCGCCCCGCCCTGGTGCACTGCCTTCGAGAACTCCGTGCTCtggctcgggggctgccgcccGTCGATGTCCATCCGGCTGCTGTACTCCCTCTCCGGCGAGGGCCTGGAGACGCACCTCGAGGAGTTCATCAGCGGCCGCATCAGCATGCCTGGGGGCACGGGCCTCCTGGGGATCACGGCTGGGCAGCTGGCGCTCATCAAtgatctccatcaccggacgcTGCGGCAGGAGGATGCCCTCTCGGAGCGGCTCGCCACCCTGCAGGAGGACATCGCCGACCGCCCGCTCCTGCCCATCGTGCGGGCGCGCGAGCGCGAGCGTGCCATGGCGATGGCACAGCTgggcgccgccggcgccggctgcaACGACGTGGTCGGGCGGCTCGGGTTGGCGGGGCCAGGAGGCGTCGACGCCGAGGTGGACGCGGCGTTGGAGAGCTACAAGGTCGGGCTGGCACGGCTACTGAACGAAGCCGACGGGCTGCGGATGGCGACGACGCGGGCGCTGGCGACGGAGATCCTGACGCCGCCGCAGGCGGTGGAGATGCTCATGGCCGCCAAGCAGCTGCACCTCTCGGTGCGCGACTGGAGCCGTAGGGGGGAAGGCGGTCAGCAACAGCTTGCGctccgcgccgcaacggccgcCTCCGCCGTCCGCCCGAACCCATGACAGGCTCACCAGTCGCCATTCCTCCTCACCTTGCATGCTTGCAGCATCCCTTTGTACACAATCTGAAGCATCTGCCTTTCTGTCACCGTAGCATCTTCCATTAATCGTACAaagttcatgcatgcatgtgttccAGGTACTACCTATTAACCACCGTAGCTAGCTTCCTATGTCCGTGCTTGCATGTACGCACTCTCTTGAGTCTCTTCGTGTTCTTTCTACTTCTACTAGTCTTTGTTTGTTTCGTCTTTACTGCATTCCCTGTTCTTCTGTGCAGTGCACTGCGAGCTTATATATATGGTGCCTCCATTTTCTTGCAAACCTTAAAAGAGGAGGAAACGGTCCCGTGGACGTTTCATCTTCCCCTTATTTTTATCTTTGGTAAGGGCTGCCCATCGATCGTGTAGCTGTGGCCCGCTTTGCAGCAGGTGGGCGCTGTTGTCCTTTCAGACTTTCTCACCGGCCGGCGGGGGTGTGGGTGCCTCTGCCTGCccacttttccttttttttgttgtattttCCCTTGCCGACGTGGGGCGGGCTGGAGGCCGCAACATGTGGAGCCGGCGTGCACGAGGACGCTCGCTTCTCGCCTTCAGTTCCCTGGCCGTTGTTTCGCCCGGCGCGACGAGCGAGTCAAACTGGCGCGCGCTGTGGCAGGCCGGCATGGCCCGTCTCTAGTGCCGCGCCGCGCGTCATTACGTTAGGCCGCGTACGGCGTGGCCGGCGCATGGGCGAGAGATGAGGGTGCCGCGGCTGCTTCCGCAACGAGTGCTTGCATGCAGGACGCGCGTCGTGCCTGATGACTCATAGTCACATGTGCTTGATCTCTGATTGTTTTAAGGGACCTTCTAATTGTCAATctactgtttttttttctttacggTCCACAGGTTAACGGCGTacaacttttttttaacaacCGGGGCCTCCTACCGTCCTACGTGGGGCCTTCGTTGAAGGCACTTTAATGTCGCCAGTGCGAGACGGAAGGAAATTTTACGAAGTTCGACCTCACAAAAGAACGCGAGACTCTCATCTCAACCATTCATCCCGTGATCCAAAGGCTCaggtgagagagaggggagtggagagagagagtatagaCACGTGTCGTGTAGAGAAAATGAATCTTTTGTGAGATCGGaccttataaaattttctttcgtATGATCCGTGGATGGAATCCGTCGGTCGGACTCTCACCTTAGAATCTAACCACCGAGCTCTATGCTCGCAAATctctttttttcacttttttttcagCCTTCATCCATTAATATCTTCTCTCTTTATTCCATGAAGTGGCAGTGCGACACTCCCACGACCGGTTGGCCTCCTCCGACATTGGCAATGCTCCCAGCGCTAGATCCGCAGCCACAGGTTGCCTCCTGTTGACCCGATCTTGATTTGACACCTATGCCACGGGCACCAGCTAGGCAGCTACTGTCCTTTAAGTTTAACAgatttctgaattctgaaaccCCTAACTTTAACCTTGTCGGTCGACAgtaaaaatatctattttcaGTCAATTGAATTGTAGAAAATGTATTATTTTAAAGGCCGTGGTGATCCGAAGTAAGAGTCACCTtcgtaaaaataaaataaaataaaatcatttTAGGTTGCATATGGTCAACATGCTCGAATTTaggtattaaaaattatttttaatattttgattgaAATTCCGAAATGGTATAGCTCCCTTGTCTTGTAAACTCATTtcataatattaatattataattttactATATGTTGTTTAAACAAGTAATTATTGGTAAAAATGACGTGCTGATGAACGTATTGGCGTTCAAAACACACACTTCTGTAACTCGAGGAAGTAATCCATTTTAGTTATTCAAACGACATCCTTCTGTCACGGGGAAAAACAATGTGATTTCTTCCATGGTCTTATTCATACTTATTTGGGGCTCATTTCAAGACAAATTTCGTATAACTGGTTTAACCTAGGAGTTTGGTTCACGTTTTTGACCGTGGGGATATGGCCCGAAGAATTTCCTTAAAATAGTTTATGTTCCATCTATTTCTTTTTAAGAGTACACTCAAGCTCAGCACGCGTCATACTTATACCGCTATTCACATTCACACGTGTATGTTCCTTACCTCACGTTAGAAATTTGTTAAGAGCAATGAATAACAGCTATACCAACTAAACGCGCACACTAGTATGTAGGTGGGACATGTTTTAAGAGTGTCTAGTTGTTTAAGAGGATGGCCTTAAAACTATACACAACCTCAAAACATGGCTCGGAACGGAACCCTTGCCTCTGCGCGCACGAGGTCCGAGCAGGGATGGGTATAAAGTGATCCGTGGATATTCGTAAATTTATTATAGTTCAATttaaacaaataataataaGTGGTTTCACGGATCATTTCACGTCCAAGATCAGAGGCCAAGAGCGCACAATATACTTTGTGCCTATTTGATAGAGCTCTTCCTAATT
This region includes:
- the LOC133908788 gene encoding protein DOG1-like 3, encoding MDQARYVACYRQWIAGQEAGLGELVAASANAAAGRATDAELRAVVERCMLGYQDYVTGRRALSREVGTAFFAPPWCTAFENSVLWLGGCRPSMSIRLLYSLSGEGLETHLEEFISGRISMPGGTGLLGITAGQLALINDLHHRTLRQEDALSERLATLQEDIADRPLLPIVRARERERAMAMAQLGAAGAGCNDVVGRLGLAGPGGVDAEVDAALESYKVGLARLLNEADGLRMATTRALATEILTPPQAVEMLMAAKQLHLSVRDWSRRGEGGQQQLALRAATAASAVRPNP